One region of Catenuloplanes indicus genomic DNA includes:
- a CDS encoding ABC transporter ATP-binding protein — MAEGLHAHEVTLGYGDRAVVRTLSVRVPPGQITVIVGPNACGKSTLLRGLARLLHPSHGRVVLDGHDVHRMSTRAVALRLGILPQQPVAPDGMRVADLVGRGRYPHHRFFDRWSDSDDEAVAAALLATGTAELADRAVDELSGGQRQRVWIAMALAQRTGILLLDEPTTFLDVTHQVEVLDLLTDLNRRDGVTLVLVLHDLNLAARYAHHLIVMKGGDLVAEGVPADVITESTVADVFGLASRVVPDPVSGTPMVVPIGRYHGGLPPIETPPTPLRVKKG, encoded by the coding sequence GTGGCTGAAGGCTTGCACGCCCACGAGGTGACGCTCGGCTACGGGGACCGCGCGGTCGTCCGGACGCTGTCCGTGCGCGTCCCGCCGGGACAGATCACCGTCATCGTCGGCCCGAACGCGTGCGGCAAGTCCACGCTGCTGCGCGGCCTGGCCCGGCTGCTGCACCCGTCGCACGGCCGGGTCGTGCTGGACGGCCACGACGTCCACCGGATGTCCACCCGCGCGGTCGCGCTGCGCCTCGGCATCCTGCCGCAGCAGCCGGTCGCGCCGGACGGCATGCGCGTCGCCGACCTGGTCGGCCGCGGACGCTACCCGCACCACCGCTTCTTCGACCGGTGGAGCGACTCCGACGACGAGGCGGTCGCGGCCGCGCTGCTCGCCACCGGCACGGCCGAGCTGGCCGACCGCGCGGTCGACGAACTCTCCGGCGGGCAGCGGCAGCGGGTCTGGATCGCGATGGCGCTCGCCCAGCGCACCGGCATCCTGCTGCTGGACGAGCCGACCACGTTCCTCGACGTCACCCACCAGGTCGAGGTGCTCGACCTGCTCACCGACCTGAACCGCCGGGACGGGGTGACGCTCGTGCTCGTCCTGCACGACCTGAACCTCGCCGCACGGTACGCGCACCACCTGATCGTCATGAAGGGCGGCGACCTGGTCGCGGAGGGCGTGCCGGCGGACGTGATCACCGAGAGCACGGTAGCCGACGTCTTCGGCCTGGCCAGCCGCGTCGTCCCCGACCCGGTCTCCGGCACACCCATGGTCGTGCCGATCGGCCGCTACCACGGCGGCCTGCCCCCGATCGAAACACCGCCCACGCCGCTGCGCGTGAAGAAAGGTTGA
- a CDS encoding ABC transporter substrate-binding protein produces the protein MAINRRLFLTGSVGVAGGALLAACGSGSSPEEPAASAAEREVQTDKGPVTVPAAPAKVVCADYYGAFAVVDLGLIPVGVGGGGYEGTGAFYGDKLKAVPVTGDYTEPDVEKIAAAGPDLILRTIDTPDALYQQLSTIAPTVVISFQQLSLLDVANRLGDVLGRGTEAKALLTQYEQKTAAVKTKHADTLAKYTFSFVQVATETAFWTLGPAWTDTTVLLACGVQLAEPSKSQTEQTQEHSFEQINILEPSGALLIPAGPDGVTASPDNAAMTDLDLWKNLSAVKAGRVYPIVSGASSLGTGIQLADRMDTVLTELAGS, from the coding sequence ATGGCCATCAACAGGCGTCTCTTCCTGACCGGCAGTGTGGGCGTCGCCGGCGGCGCGCTGCTCGCGGCGTGCGGTTCCGGTTCCTCCCCGGAGGAGCCGGCCGCGTCCGCCGCCGAGCGCGAGGTGCAGACGGACAAGGGCCCGGTCACGGTGCCGGCCGCGCCCGCGAAGGTGGTCTGCGCCGACTACTACGGCGCGTTCGCGGTCGTCGACCTCGGGCTGATCCCGGTCGGTGTGGGCGGCGGCGGGTACGAGGGCACCGGCGCGTTCTACGGCGACAAGCTCAAGGCCGTGCCGGTCACCGGCGACTACACCGAGCCGGACGTGGAGAAGATCGCCGCGGCCGGCCCGGACCTGATCCTGCGCACCATCGACACGCCGGACGCGCTCTACCAGCAGCTGTCCACGATCGCGCCGACCGTGGTCATCTCGTTCCAGCAGCTGTCCCTGCTCGACGTGGCGAACCGGCTCGGCGACGTGCTCGGCCGCGGCACCGAGGCGAAGGCGCTGCTCACCCAATACGAGCAGAAGACCGCCGCGGTCAAGACCAAGCACGCGGACACGCTGGCCAAGTACACGTTCTCGTTCGTGCAGGTGGCCACGGAGACCGCGTTCTGGACGCTCGGCCCGGCCTGGACCGACACCACCGTGCTGCTCGCCTGCGGCGTCCAGCTGGCGGAGCCGTCCAAGTCGCAGACCGAGCAGACCCAGGAGCACTCGTTCGAGCAGATCAACATCCTGGAGCCGAGCGGCGCGCTGCTCATCCCGGCCGGTCCGGACGGCGTCACGGCCTCCCCGGATAATGCGGCCATGACTGATCTTGACCTGTGGAAGAACCTGTCCGCCGTGAAGGCCGGCCGGGTCTACCCGATCGTCTCCGGCGCCTCCTCGCTCGGCACCGGCATCCAGCTCGCCGACCGCATGGACACGGTCCTGACCGAGCTCGCGGGCTCCTGA
- a CDS encoding ABC transporter ATP-binding protein codes for MAAAGEFTASAVQRRILRRQRARVGVSVVFLCSHQAAEALVPVMIGVVIDRAIRTSDTRALLLSLAGLALLFTVLTFSYFFGARLGYAAVEHESHTTRVEIARRALDPRGQRSGLRDGELLSVTASDAEISTLVLRAAGIAAAATTALVVSAIALLVVDVPLGLGVLLGVPLVVLALQRLAPLLTRRSEAQQEALAGTTALAVDLVSGLRVLRGIGAQDHAARRYAAASAHALGVTLRAANSKGLHQGLTTAVNGLFLAAVAGTAGWLALRGRLTLGELATVVLLAQFIAEPVGTLGWCVQLFATAKASATRVGRVLGAQPLVTPGTAGLPGPSDTRLALDGVGYGNLGDVTLRVRAGEVVGVVAYDPRDADALVTLLSGRVPRDGYRGTVRIDGVPAETLTLDAVRGTLLVEQHDVALFEGTLRTNLATRTAGDDHLLTALRHAGATDVIETHPDGLDRELTERGANLSGGQRQRIGLARALAADPPVLILHEPTTSVDAVTEGLVADGLTAARGTGARGTLVITSSPALLRAADRVAVLDGGRVVAEGTHDALAAADARYREAVIR; via the coding sequence ATGGCGGCGGCCGGCGAGTTCACCGCCAGCGCGGTCCAGCGGCGGATCCTGCGCCGCCAGCGGGCCCGGGTCGGCGTGAGCGTGGTGTTCCTGTGCTCCCATCAGGCCGCCGAGGCGCTCGTACCGGTGATGATCGGCGTGGTCATCGACCGGGCCATCCGCACCTCCGACACCCGCGCGCTGCTGCTGTCGCTCGCCGGCCTCGCCCTGCTCTTCACGGTCCTCACGTTCTCCTACTTCTTCGGTGCCCGCCTCGGGTACGCCGCGGTCGAGCACGAGTCGCACACCACCCGCGTCGAGATCGCGCGGCGCGCGCTCGACCCGCGCGGCCAGCGGTCCGGACTGCGCGACGGCGAGCTGCTGTCCGTCACCGCGTCCGACGCGGAGATCTCCACGCTGGTGCTGCGCGCGGCCGGGATCGCCGCGGCCGCCACCACGGCGCTCGTCGTCTCCGCGATCGCGCTGCTGGTCGTGGACGTGCCGCTCGGGCTGGGCGTGCTGCTCGGCGTACCGCTGGTGGTCCTCGCGCTGCAACGCCTCGCGCCACTGCTCACCCGCCGCAGCGAGGCCCAGCAGGAGGCGCTGGCCGGCACCACCGCGCTCGCCGTCGACCTGGTCTCCGGCCTGCGCGTGCTGCGCGGCATCGGCGCCCAGGACCACGCGGCCCGCCGGTACGCGGCCGCCAGCGCGCACGCGCTCGGCGTCACGCTGCGCGCCGCCAACAGCAAGGGCCTGCACCAGGGCCTGACCACCGCGGTCAACGGCCTGTTCCTCGCGGCCGTGGCCGGCACCGCCGGCTGGCTCGCGCTGCGCGGCCGCCTCACGCTCGGGGAACTGGCCACGGTGGTGCTCCTCGCCCAGTTCATCGCGGAGCCGGTCGGGACGCTCGGCTGGTGCGTGCAGCTGTTCGCGACCGCCAAGGCGTCCGCGACCCGGGTCGGCCGGGTCCTCGGCGCGCAGCCGCTGGTCACACCCGGTACCGCGGGCCTGCCCGGCCCGTCGGACACCCGGCTGGCGCTGGACGGCGTCGGCTACGGCAACCTCGGCGACGTCACGCTGCGGGTCCGCGCGGGCGAGGTCGTCGGCGTGGTCGCCTACGACCCGCGGGACGCGGACGCGCTGGTCACGCTGCTGTCCGGGCGGGTGCCCCGGGACGGCTACCGCGGCACCGTGCGCATCGACGGCGTACCGGCGGAGACGCTGACGCTGGACGCGGTGCGCGGCACGCTGCTGGTCGAGCAGCACGACGTGGCGTTGTTCGAGGGCACGCTGCGGACGAACCTGGCCACCCGTACGGCCGGCGACGACCACCTGCTCACCGCGCTGCGCCACGCCGGTGCCACCGACGTCATCGAGACGCACCCGGACGGGCTCGACCGTGAGCTCACCGAGCGCGGCGCGAACCTCTCCGGCGGTCAGCGGCAGCGCATCGGCCTGGCCCGCGCGCTCGCCGCCGACCCGCCGGTCCTGATCCTGCACGAACCCACCACGTCCGTCGACGCGGTCACCGAGGGCCTGGTCGCGGACGGCCTGACCGCCGCGCGCGGCACCGGCGCGCGCGGCACGCTGGTCATCACCAGCAGTCCCGCGCTGCTGCGCGCCGCCGACCGGGTCGCCGTGCTGGACGGCGGCCGTGTGGTCGCCGAGGGTACCCACGACGCGCTGGCCGCGGCCGACGCCCGATACCGCGAGGCAGTCATCCGATGA
- a CDS encoding ABC transporter ATP-binding protein yields MSEGSRTTQLLPTATARQTWTALAAEFRRLPGLTAAAGALLVAASASGLVAPWVLGRLVDDVKAGADTGRIVMWAGVIAAAAVVAGVLTAAGAAVAARLGETVLARLRERVLDRALHLPSSTLERAGTGDLVARAGDDVAVVTNAITGIGPLMVGAVLTIVLTAGGLFTLNPWLGLAGLVAAPAYALALRWYLPKSVPFYAQERIATGERSQAMAGALHGAATVRAYGIEEVHVARIADRSAAARDLGLTVFGIFTRFGLRINRAELIGLSSVLIAGFLLVRAGQTTVGAATAAALYFHRLFNPIGLILMEFDAVMQAGASLARLIGVASLPGQPAVAGREPVDHDAALSVTVRRHHYEDGPTVLEDVTLTLAPGERVALVGASGAGKSTLAGIAAGIIPASDGDARLRGVPLQDLGEIRVRKEIALVSQEVHVFAGPLADDLRLARPDADDAEVEKALDRVGATGWLRTLPDGLATHVGEGGHRLTAAQAQQLALARLILADPAVAVLDEATAEAGSAGARDLDRAAAAATDGRTTLIVAHRLVQAADADRIIVLDHGRIVEQGTHDALLAAGGRYAHLWQSWGGPR; encoded by the coding sequence ATGAGCGAGGGATCGCGTACCACCCAGCTGCTGCCCACCGCGACCGCCCGGCAGACCTGGACCGCGCTCGCCGCGGAGTTCCGGCGCCTGCCCGGCCTGACCGCCGCCGCCGGTGCGCTGCTCGTCGCCGCGTCCGCGTCCGGGCTGGTCGCGCCGTGGGTGCTCGGCCGGCTCGTGGACGACGTCAAGGCCGGGGCCGACACCGGCCGGATCGTCATGTGGGCCGGCGTGATCGCGGCTGCGGCCGTGGTCGCCGGTGTGCTCACCGCGGCCGGCGCGGCCGTCGCCGCGCGGCTCGGCGAGACGGTCCTGGCCCGGCTCCGCGAACGCGTGCTCGACCGCGCGCTGCACCTGCCGTCCAGCACGCTCGAGCGGGCCGGCACCGGCGACCTGGTCGCGCGCGCCGGTGACGACGTCGCGGTGGTCACCAACGCGATCACCGGCATCGGGCCGCTGATGGTCGGCGCGGTGCTCACCATCGTGCTCACCGCCGGCGGGCTGTTCACGCTGAACCCGTGGCTCGGCCTGGCCGGCCTGGTCGCCGCGCCGGCCTATGCGCTGGCGCTGCGCTGGTACCTGCCGAAGTCGGTGCCGTTCTACGCCCAGGAGCGGATCGCCACCGGCGAACGGTCCCAGGCGATGGCCGGTGCGCTGCACGGCGCCGCCACGGTCCGCGCGTACGGCATCGAGGAAGTGCACGTCGCCCGGATCGCGGACCGGTCCGCGGCCGCCCGCGACCTCGGGCTGACCGTGTTCGGCATCTTCACCCGCTTCGGGCTGCGGATCAACCGGGCCGAGCTGATCGGGCTGAGCAGCGTGCTGATCGCCGGATTCCTGCTGGTCCGCGCGGGGCAGACCACGGTCGGCGCGGCCACCGCGGCCGCGCTGTACTTCCACCGCCTGTTCAACCCGATCGGCCTGATCCTGATGGAGTTCGACGCGGTCATGCAGGCCGGGGCCAGCCTGGCCCGGCTGATCGGCGTCGCGTCGCTGCCCGGGCAGCCCGCCGTGGCCGGCCGCGAGCCGGTCGACCACGACGCGGCGCTGAGCGTGACCGTGCGCCGGCACCACTACGAGGACGGGCCCACCGTCCTGGAGGACGTCACGCTGACGCTCGCGCCGGGGGAGCGGGTCGCGCTGGTCGGGGCCAGCGGCGCCGGGAAGAGCACGCTCGCCGGCATCGCGGCCGGGATCATCCCCGCGTCCGACGGCGACGCGCGCCTCCGCGGCGTACCCCTGCAAGATCTAGGCGAGATCCGGGTCCGCAAGGAGATCGCGCTGGTCAGCCAGGAGGTGCACGTGTTCGCCGGCCCGCTCGCCGACGACCTGCGGCTGGCCCGCCCGGACGCGGACGACGCCGAGGTCGAGAAGGCGCTCGACCGGGTCGGCGCGACCGGCTGGCTGCGCACGCTACCGGACGGCCTCGCCACGCACGTCGGCGAGGGCGGCCACCGCCTGACCGCGGCCCAGGCCCAGCAGCTCGCGCTGGCCCGGCTGATCCTCGCCGACCCGGCCGTCGCCGTGCTCGACGAGGCCACCGCGGAAGCCGGCAGCGCGGGCGCCCGCGACCTGGACCGCGCCGCGGCCGCCGCCACCGACGGCCGCACCACGCTGATCGTCGCGCACCGACTGGTCCAGGCCGCGGACGCGGACCGGATCATCGTGCTCGACCACGGCCGGATCGTCGAACAGGGCACGCACGACGCACTGCTCGCGGCCGGTGGACGGTACGCGCACCTGTGGCAGTCCTGGGGAGGACCACGATGA
- a CDS encoding class I SAM-dependent methyltransferase: MSSETAERRYADFYRYQASSPTLRQIYVDVYGDDYPDELQPFGFVTRTDLSRIATLVGPLDGGLLVDVGCGRGGPGTSVALTCGARLLGLDVVPAAVEGAPALAASLGLPTAEFRTGSFTGTGVPSGAADAVMSIDALWMVWNKPAALTEIHRILRPGGRFVFTTWEPSYLDHARLLAKAGFEVSVREETPDWLDRQGAVYARVLAATETLERELGPGAEVIFAEARDTPAVLGGTPRLLIAAHKP; this comes from the coding sequence ATGAGCTCGGAAACCGCGGAACGCCGATACGCGGACTTCTACCGCTACCAGGCATCCAGCCCGACCCTGCGGCAGATCTACGTCGACGTGTACGGCGACGACTACCCGGACGAGCTGCAGCCGTTCGGCTTCGTCACCCGCACCGACCTGTCCCGCATCGCCACGCTCGTCGGCCCGCTCGACGGCGGCCTGCTCGTCGACGTCGGCTGCGGCCGCGGCGGCCCCGGCACATCCGTCGCACTCACCTGCGGCGCCCGCCTCCTCGGCCTGGACGTGGTCCCGGCCGCGGTCGAGGGCGCCCCCGCGCTCGCCGCCTCCCTCGGCCTGCCCACCGCCGAGTTCCGGACGGGCAGCTTCACCGGGACCGGCGTCCCGTCCGGCGCCGCCGACGCGGTGATGAGCATCGACGCGCTCTGGATGGTGTGGAACAAACCGGCCGCACTCACCGAGATCCACCGCATCCTCCGCCCCGGCGGCCGTTTCGTCTTCACCACCTGGGAGCCGTCCTATCTGGACCACGCGAGATTGCTGGCGAAAGCCGGTTTCGAGGTCTCGGTGCGCGAGGAGACCCCGGACTGGCTCGACCGCCAGGGCGCGGTCTACGCCCGCGTACTCGCCGCCACCGAGACCCTGGAACGCGAGCTGGGCCCCGGCGCCGAGGTCATCTTCGCCGAGGCCCGCGACACCCCCGCCGTCCTCGGCGGCACCCCACGCCTGCTGATCGCGGCGCACAAACCCTGA
- a CDS encoding acyltransferase: MAGDSAPVDTERAPAPVGVLVRQVFRLKRAWYRLRYPRLTLGRDVQIRGRIRLRRGVTVVIGDRCRLNKLVRFAGPGVVRIGPDTLLNGSWVGCWTTVTVGAGSLLSDCELVDNTFHNLDPARRHAAPSPSTRAPITVGENVWIGAGALVMKGVTIGRDSVVGAATVVRTDVPARVVVIGNPQQIAKRFDD, translated from the coding sequence ATGGCCGGGGACAGCGCACCGGTGGACACCGAGCGCGCGCCGGCCCCCGTCGGCGTCCTGGTCCGGCAGGTGTTCCGGCTCAAGCGTGCGTGGTACCGGCTGCGCTACCCCCGGCTGACCCTGGGCAGGGACGTGCAGATCCGCGGCCGGATCCGGCTTCGGCGGGGCGTGACGGTCGTCATCGGCGACCGGTGCCGGCTGAACAAACTGGTCCGGTTCGCCGGCCCTGGCGTGGTCCGCATCGGACCGGACACCCTGCTCAACGGTTCCTGGGTGGGCTGCTGGACGACCGTCACGGTCGGTGCCGGCAGCTTGCTGTCGGACTGCGAACTGGTCGACAACACCTTCCACAACCTCGACCCGGCCCGGCGCCACGCGGCGCCCTCGCCCAGCACCCGGGCGCCGATCACCGTCGGCGAGAACGTGTGGATCGGTGCCGGCGCCCTGGTCATGAAGGGCGTCACGATCGGCCGGGACTCGGTGGTCGGCGCGGCCACGGTGGTCCGCACCGACGTGCCGGCCCGGGTGGTCGTGATCGGAAATCCGCAGCAGATCGCCAAGAGGTTCGATGACTGA
- a CDS encoding O-antigen ligase family protein, whose amino-acid sequence MTDRITDGELPLWPLAAMFGAVPLLWLSGGFYLGWPLLGGLLGLVLLARRSRVELPTGSGLWLVFCVLVLISAIRLDAGGLVVAALRFGFYVAAFLLLLYAYTALRDGQGWERVFRPLCLFWLSMVALGWLGVLLPTFAAVSPIELLLPAGLRANPFLSDLVHLRSSEYSTNATAPIYRPSAPFAYTNTWGSAWALLVPCVIAYVLSVRRGPLRRALLISLPLSLPPAFLTLNRGMFVSLGAGLLLLAARGIGRRQTTVVVSVVAATLLAGAVWLVIPVDELISARTSSSDTTTDRIDLYRQALLLAERSPVIGYGAPVTVDTTTAQAPVGTQGQIWQVLVSHGVPALLCFLAFFVVTARRSGRAVSPAGQWLATVPVIGAVQLPYYGLTFHNLTVLCYAIGLSMAAVDGPVRRAAPLPPAGAAPARGSGSPAPDRGGTAEQTA is encoded by the coding sequence ATGACTGACCGGATCACGGACGGTGAGCTGCCGCTCTGGCCGCTGGCCGCGATGTTCGGCGCGGTGCCACTGCTCTGGCTGTCCGGCGGGTTCTACCTCGGATGGCCGCTGCTCGGCGGGCTGCTCGGGCTGGTCCTGCTGGCCCGCCGCAGCCGGGTCGAGTTACCCACCGGCAGTGGTCTCTGGCTGGTCTTCTGCGTCCTGGTACTGATCTCCGCGATCCGGCTGGACGCCGGCGGGCTGGTCGTGGCGGCGCTACGGTTCGGGTTCTACGTCGCGGCGTTCCTGCTGCTGCTCTACGCCTACACGGCGCTGCGCGACGGGCAGGGCTGGGAGCGGGTCTTCCGGCCGCTCTGCCTGTTCTGGCTGTCGATGGTCGCGCTCGGCTGGCTGGGCGTGCTGCTGCCGACGTTCGCCGCGGTCAGCCCGATCGAGTTGCTGCTGCCGGCCGGCCTGCGTGCGAACCCGTTCCTCAGCGACCTCGTCCACCTGCGCAGCAGTGAGTACAGCACGAACGCGACGGCGCCGATCTACCGTCCGTCGGCGCCGTTCGCGTACACGAACACCTGGGGCAGCGCCTGGGCGCTCCTCGTCCCGTGTGTGATCGCCTACGTCCTGTCGGTGCGGCGCGGCCCGTTGCGGCGGGCGCTGCTGATCTCCCTGCCGCTCTCCCTGCCGCCGGCCTTCCTGACCCTGAACCGCGGCATGTTCGTCAGTCTCGGCGCGGGCCTGCTGTTGCTGGCCGCGCGTGGGATCGGCAGACGGCAGACCACGGTCGTGGTCTCGGTGGTGGCCGCGACGCTGTTGGCGGGGGCCGTCTGGCTGGTCATCCCGGTGGACGAACTGATCTCGGCCCGGACCAGCAGCAGCGACACCACCACCGACCGGATCGACCTGTACCGGCAGGCCCTGCTGCTCGCGGAGCGTTCGCCCGTGATCGGGTACGGCGCCCCGGTCACCGTCGACACCACTACGGCGCAGGCACCGGTCGGCACCCAGGGCCAGATCTGGCAGGTCCTGGTCTCGCACGGCGTTCCCGCGCTGCTCTGCTTCCTCGCCTTCTTCGTGGTCACCGCCCGGCGGTCGGGCCGTGCGGTGTCCCCCGCCGGTCAGTGGCTGGCCACGGTGCCGGTGATCGGCGCGGTGCAGCTGCCGTACTACGGACTGACCTTCCACAACCTGACGGTGCTCTGCTACGCGATCGGGCTGTCGATGGCGGCGGTGGACGGTCCGGTCCGCCGGGCGGCGCCGCTACCGCCGGCGGGAGCGGCGCCGGCGCGCGGATCCGGCAGCCCTGCGCCGGACCGGGGCGGCACGGCGGAGCAGACCGCATGA
- a CDS encoding lipopolysaccharide biosynthesis protein — protein sequence MSVTTARRTGARSSAVGLAGAAVSGLFGFLLAVVLARGFGSAGAGAIFAAVGLLTVACAVCCLGADTGLVWALPRRALATAAPLLTVALAPPLALGLLVAAGGLLLAGPLAGVLLPDAGPSGVRLLSVASAALPLVVAMTVLLSAVRASRPITAYAAVQFGLLPVGRPVAVGAVALAAGGVVAALIGWVLPVLLALVACVALLYRPLGVDGMSALRPVSAEWRPFWSFALPRAVSAAIDSGSMWVGVLLTSALATATDAGVFGGVGRYVLAGQLALQGLRVAVAPQLSRLLGAGRIADAAAVHRQTTVLAIALSWPVYLLLALFAPAFLALFGGDFGAGGTAMAVLSAAMLVNVGLGTVQTVLLMSGHSRRHLAATSAGLACTVGFGLWWIPAGGVLGAAAAWAVGIVVENVAAAIGARQVIGGAVVSRSALLSAAGSVVAVVPIGLCAAAVAGRGLPGLLLACVSLMCGLAAAVSVRRVRELIRGGVALLRDARSGSGTGEDDT from the coding sequence ATGAGCGTCACCACCGCCCGGCGCACCGGTGCCCGAAGCAGCGCGGTCGGTCTGGCCGGGGCCGCGGTCAGCGGCCTGTTCGGGTTCCTGCTCGCCGTGGTCCTGGCCCGTGGTTTCGGGTCGGCCGGGGCGGGTGCGATCTTCGCCGCGGTCGGCCTGCTCACCGTGGCCTGCGCGGTCTGCTGCCTGGGGGCCGACACCGGCCTGGTCTGGGCCCTGCCCCGGCGGGCCCTCGCCACCGCGGCCCCGCTGCTCACCGTCGCCCTGGCACCGCCGCTGGCGCTGGGGTTGCTGGTGGCGGCGGGCGGGTTGCTCCTGGCCGGGCCACTGGCCGGGGTGCTCCTGCCCGACGCCGGACCGTCCGGTGTCCGCCTGCTGTCGGTGGCCTCGGCGGCGTTGCCGCTGGTCGTCGCGATGACCGTGCTGCTGTCGGCGGTGCGCGCCTCGCGGCCGATCACCGCGTACGCCGCCGTCCAGTTCGGGCTGCTGCCGGTGGGCCGCCCGGTGGCGGTCGGCGCGGTCGCTCTGGCTGCCGGTGGCGTCGTCGCGGCGCTGATCGGGTGGGTGCTGCCGGTGCTGCTCGCCCTGGTCGCCTGCGTGGCGCTGCTGTACCGGCCGCTCGGTGTCGACGGTATGTCCGCGCTGCGTCCGGTGTCTGCCGAGTGGCGCCCGTTCTGGTCGTTCGCGCTGCCCCGAGCGGTGTCCGCGGCGATCGACAGCGGCAGCATGTGGGTGGGTGTCCTGCTCACCTCCGCCCTGGCCACGGCCACCGACGCGGGCGTCTTCGGTGGCGTCGGCCGGTACGTGCTGGCCGGCCAGCTCGCGCTGCAGGGTCTTCGGGTCGCGGTGGCGCCGCAGCTGTCCCGGCTGCTCGGGGCGGGCCGGATCGCCGACGCCGCGGCCGTGCACCGGCAGACCACCGTCCTCGCCATCGCCCTGTCCTGGCCGGTCTACCTGCTCCTGGCGTTGTTCGCCCCGGCCTTCCTGGCGCTGTTCGGCGGCGACTTCGGTGCGGGCGGCACGGCGATGGCGGTGCTGAGCGCGGCCATGCTGGTGAACGTCGGGCTCGGCACGGTGCAGACGGTGCTGCTGATGAGCGGCCACAGCCGTCGCCACCTGGCCGCCACCTCGGCCGGCCTGGCCTGCACGGTGGGCTTCGGCCTCTGGTGGATACCGGCCGGCGGCGTGCTCGGGGCCGCCGCCGCGTGGGCGGTCGGGATCGTCGTCGAGAACGTCGCCGCGGCGATCGGCGCTCGGCAGGTGATCGGCGGTGCGGTGGTGAGCCGGAGCGCGCTGCTGTCGGCGGCGGGATCCGTCGTCGCCGTGGTCCCGATCGGGTTGTGCGCGGCCGCGGTCGCCGGCCGGGGCCTACCGGGACTGCTGCTGGCCTGCGTGTCGCTGATGTGCGGGCTGGCCGCCGCGGTGTCGGTCCGGCGGGTGCGGGAGCTGATCCGGGGCGGGGTGGCGCTGCTGCGCGATGCCCGGTCCGGGTCCGGTACTGGGGAGGACGACACGTGA
- a CDS encoding sulfotransferase domain-containing protein, protein MTTMRDRAKRMAPPGLRERAREGLVRYGERTSDRRPLPDFLIIGTKRGGTTSLWNYLIQHPLVPRLFPAWNTKTSHYFEENWHRGEAWYRSHFPTERHRRRLERRFGAAPKVGEAAPLYMFHPLVPARVQTLMPSVRLIVLLRDPVERAWSHWKERRTEGHEPLGFAEALAAEPERTAGERERLIADPNLFSEPFDWWTYRARGRYLEHLEPWLVRFPREQLLVLPSEALYRDPAATYARVLEFVGLPAHELGSYEVFNGRRSAPMDPAIRAELTAYFRPCNQALARRLGMSFDWAGGEG, encoded by the coding sequence GTGACGACCATGAGGGACCGAGCCAAGCGGATGGCGCCACCGGGACTGCGGGAACGGGCGCGGGAGGGCCTGGTCCGCTACGGCGAGCGCACCAGCGACCGTCGCCCGCTACCCGACTTCCTGATCATCGGTACCAAGCGCGGCGGCACCACCTCGCTGTGGAACTACCTGATCCAGCATCCGCTGGTGCCCCGCCTCTTTCCGGCCTGGAACACCAAGACGTCGCACTACTTCGAGGAGAACTGGCATCGGGGCGAGGCCTGGTACCGATCGCACTTCCCGACCGAACGACACCGGCGGCGGCTTGAGCGGCGGTTCGGCGCGGCGCCGAAGGTGGGCGAGGCGGCTCCGCTCTACATGTTCCATCCGCTCGTCCCGGCCCGGGTGCAGACGCTGATGCCGTCCGTCCGGCTGATCGTGCTGCTGCGCGACCCGGTGGAGCGGGCCTGGTCGCACTGGAAGGAGCGACGGACCGAGGGTCACGAGCCGTTGGGCTTCGCCGAGGCGCTGGCCGCGGAGCCGGAGCGGACGGCCGGCGAACGTGAGCGGTTGATCGCCGACCCGAACCTGTTCAGCGAGCCGTTCGACTGGTGGACGTACCGGGCCCGGGGCCGGTATCTGGAGCACCTCGAGCCCTGGCTCGTGCGCTTTCCCCGGGAACAGCTGCTGGTGCTGCCGAGCGAGGCGCTCTATCGCGACCCGGCCGCGACCTATGCACGGGTGCTGGAGTTCGTCGGCCTGCCCGCGCACGAGCTCGGTAGCTACGAGGTGTTCAACGGTCGTCGTTCGGCGCCGATGGACCCGGCGATCCGGGCGGAGCTGACGGCGTACTTCCGGCCCTGCAACCAGGCGCTCGCCCGGCGGCTGGGGATGTCCTTCGACTGGGCGGGCGGGGAGGGTTGA